Proteins encoded within one genomic window of Pieris rapae chromosome 1, ilPieRapa1.1, whole genome shotgun sequence:
- the LOC111000869 gene encoding DNA damage-binding protein 1 yields the protein MTYHYVVTAQKPTAVTACITGNFTSPTDLNLLVAKVSRLEMYIVTPEGLHPMKEVGLYGKVAKMKMFRPPHEKKDLVFILTARYNAMILEWRTGPNGDLEVVTRAHGNVADRIGKPSENGILAVIDPQARVIGLRLYDGLFKLIPLDKDSTELKATSLRLEELNVYDLEFLHGCANPTLILIHQDLNGRHIKTREINLRDKEFIKVPWKQDNVETEASILIPVPSPLGGAIVIGQESIVYHDGQSYVAVAPPQIKMTPINCYSPVGPAGLRYLLGDIAGRLFMLVLEVQDRGDNTQTVRDLKVELLGEISIPECMTYLDNGVVFIGSRLGDSALVRLSATKDETNQYVKVMETFTSLSPIVDMCVVDLERQGQNQLITCSGAFKMGSLRVIRNGIGIQEQASIDLLGIKGMWALTLQPGASYHDTLVLAFVGQTRVLTLNGEEVEETEIKGFVSDRQTFFTGNVCHNQLIQVTDEGVRLIVHRDGQWVLGACWRAGGARSVSVVACSETRVVPAVGNRIFLLAIEEGQLNLISEVCMEEEVACLDLGPGGDEALLGVGLWTDISVRILKLPDLTPLHTEKLSGEIIPRSLLICVLEGVCYLLCALGDGSMFYFTVDQHTGALTNRKKVTLGTQPTVLRSFRSLSTTNIFACSDRPTVIFSSNHKLVFSNVNLKEVTHMCSLNAQAYPDSLALATDSTVTIGTIDEIQKLHIRTVPLNESPRRIAYQEATKSFGIITMRVDKVEWSSGSGSTAVSVRGSASTSAANSSGAPLAHPKHAPLTQPKHMPTAVDLEIYNLLILDHHTFEVLHAHQLMASEFALSLLSCKLGDDPTHYYAVGTAMLNPEESEPKQGRIILFQWSDGKLTQVAEKEIKGACYTLVQFNGKLLASINSTVRLFEWTSEKELRLECSHFNNIVALYLKVKGDFILVGDLMRSMSLLQYKQMEGSFEEIARDYSPNWMTAIEILDDDTFLGAENSSNLFVCQKDSAATTDEERQQMSYMGQFHLGDMVNVMRLGSLVGQHADTAAPVHNPATIATVNGAICLVVQLSQELYEFLHQLEEKLTHTIKSVGKIPHTFWRSFNTDIKTEPAEGFIDGDLIESFLDLTRDMQQETIQGLQIDDGGIMREAKVDDLIKIVEDLTRIH from the exons atgactTATCATTATGTTGTTACGGCCCAGAAGCCTACGGCTGTTACAGCATGTATAACAG gAAACTTTACTTCACCAACGGATCTGAACCTGCTTGTTGCAAAAGTGTCCCGCCTTGAAATGTATATAGTCACTCCAGAAGGGCTACATCCTATGAAAGAAGTTGGCCTGTATGGAAAAGTGGCAAAAATGAAGATGTTTAGACCCCCT CATGAAAAGAAAGatcttgtatttatattaactgctCGATACAATGCTATGATTTTGGAATGGAGAACAGGCCCCAATGGAGACTTAGAAGTGGTAACAAGAGCTCATGGTAATGTGGCTGACCGTATTGGTAAACCTTCAGAAAATGGAATCTTAGCTGTAATAGATCCACAAGCCCGAGTTATTGGTTTAAGACTTTATGatggattatttaaattaattccacTTGATAAAGATTCTACAGAATTAAAGGCTACAAGTTTAAG attGGAAGAATTGAATGTTTATGATCTTGAGTTTTTACATGGTTGTGCTAATCCAACACTTATATTAATTCACCAAGACCTAAATGGTAGACATATTAAG actcgtgaaataaatttaagagataaagaatttataaaagtccCATGGAAACAGGATAATGTTGAAACAGAAGCCTCCATACTGATTCCAGTGCCAAGTCCTTTAG GTGGAGCCATTGTTATTGGGCAAGAATCTATTGTTTACCATGATGGTCAGAGCTATGTAGCTGTTGCGCCACcacaaataaaa ATGACTCCAATAAACTGCTATAGTCCCGTGGGCCCCGCTGGGCTCCGTTATCTGTTGGGTGATATTGCAGGTCGGCTTTTCATGTTAGTCTTAGAAGTTCAAGATAGAGGGGACAACACACAGACTGTTAGAGATCTTAAGGTTGAATTGTTAG GTGAAATCTCAATACCGGAATGTATGACATACCTCGACAACGGCGTGGTCTTCATTGGGTCTCGTCTCGGAGACTCTGCCCTTGTGCGACTCTCCGCCACCAAAGACGAGACCAATCAGTATGTCAAAGTGATGGAAACATTTACCAGTCTATCGCCTATTGTGGATATGTGTGTCGTGGACTTAGAACGACAGGGACAGAATCAGTTGATAACTTGCTCTG GTGCTTTCAAAATGGGCTCATTGCGGGTTATCCGAAATGGAATTGGTATTCAGGAGCAAGCATCTATCGATCTCCTGGGAATAAAGGGAATGTGGGCTCTCACTCTGCAGCCAGGCGCATCCTATCACGACACATTAGTCCTGGCTTTCGTTGGACAGACCAG aGTACTTACATTAAATGGTGAAGAAGTGGAAGAAACTGAAATTAAAGGTTTTGTCTCGGATAGACAAACATTCTTTACAGGGAATGTGTGTCACAATCAACTGATACAG GTGACAGACGAAGGCGTACGCCTGATAGTGCATCGCGACGGGCAGTGGGTGCTGGGCGCATGCTGGCGCGCGGGAGGTGCTCGCTCCGTGTCCGTCGTGGCATGCTCGGAGACGCGTGTCGTGCCCGCCGTGGGGAACAGGATATTTCTGCTGGCCATCGAGGAAGGGCAACTTAACCTGATCTC AGAAGTGTGTATGGAAGAGGAAGTGGCTTGTCTGGACTTGGGTCCCGGAGGTGATGAAGCCCTCTTGGGAGTGGGATTGTGGACAGACATCTCGGTCAGAATACTAAAACTACCTGACCTAACACCACTTCATACAGAGAAATTATCTGGAG AAATAATTCCCCGGTCGCTACTCATCTGCGTGCTGGAGGGTGTTTGCTATCTGCTTTGTGCGCTCGGAGATGGCTCAATGTTTTACTTTACTGTGGATCAACATACGGGTGCTCTCACTAACAGAAAGAAGGTCACATTGGGTACACAGCCGACTGTACTCCGCAGCTTCAG GTCTTTATCAACAACAAACATATTTGCATGTTCCGATCGGCCAACCGTGATATTCTCGTCGAACCACAAGCTGGTCTTCTCTAACGTCAACCTCAAAGAAGTTACTCACATGTGCTCCTTGAATGCACAGGCTTATCCAGAcag tttGGCGCTTGCGACAGACAGCACAGTGACAATTGGCACTATTGACGAAATTCAGAAGTTGCACATCCGCACTGTTCCGCTTAACGAATCGCCACGACGCATCGCTTATCAGGAGGCCACGAAG TCTTTCGGTATAATAACAATGCGTGTGGACAAAGTGGAGTGGTCGTCGGGGTCGGGCAGTACGGCGGTGTCCGTACGCGGCAGTGCGTCTACGTCCGCGGCCAACAGCAGCGGTGCACCTCTTGCACATCCTAAACATGCGCCTCTAACACAGCCCAAGCACATGCCCACGGCCGTTGATCTAGAGATATATAACCTGCTAATATTGGATCATCATACATTTGAAG TGCTCCACGCACACCAACTAATGGCGAGTGAATTTGCCCTTTCACTGTTATCTTGCAAGTTGGGAGATGACCCCACACACTATTACGCCGTTGGTACTGCTATGCTAAACCCGGAGGAATCTGAACCGAAGCAG GGCAGGATAATATTGTTCCAATGGTCTGATGGGAAATTGACTCAAGTTGcggaaaaagaaataaagggAGCCTGTTATACACTCGTACAGTTCAATGGGAAATTACTAGCTTCAATCAATAGCACT GTCAGGTTATTCGAATGGACATCGGAAAAAGAACTACGATTGGAGTGTAGCCACTTTAACAATATTGTAGCGCTATATCTTAAAGTAAAAGGTGACTTCATACTTGTAGGTGATCTTATGCGGTCTATGTCACTTCTGCAATATAAAcag atgGAAGGCAGTTTCGAAGAAATAGCACGCGATTACAGTCCTAATTGGATGACCGCCATTGAAATTTTAGACGATGACACATTTTTGGGAGCAGAAAATAGCTcaaatttatttgtgtgtCAAAAAGATAG CGCGGCTACAACGGATGAAGAGCGTCAGCAGATGAGCTACATGGGGCAGTTCCATCTGGGAGACATGGTGAATGTAATGCGATTGGGCTCTTTGGTTGGCCAACACGCTGACACCGCCGCACCTGTACATAACCCGGCAACCATCGCCACTGTTAACGGCGCCATAT GTCTAGTCGTCCAACTATCACAGGAACTGTATGAATTCTTGCACCAACTAGAAGAGAAGCTTACGCATACGATCAAATCAGTGGGCAAGATTCCTCACACGTTTTGGCGATCGTTCAACACGGACATTAAGACTGAGCCCGCGGAAGGATTTATCGATGGAGATCTCATAGAGAGCTTCTTAGATCTCACTAGGGATATGCAACAGGAGACCATTCAGGGATTACAA atcGACGATGGCGGCATTATGCGTGAGGCGAAAGTGGATGACCTTATAAAAATTGTGGAAGATTTAACGCGAATACACTAG